Proteins from a genomic interval of Kaistia defluvii:
- a CDS encoding YhdP family protein, whose product MLLRLLGAFLLLVVILFGTLAAIVATGPVELDAVRDRVRASLASRLGPDYAVKVGRALIDVDPVLGLVVQLDDISVRDRANVVVGNVPAARLAIDPLSLLRLRLNIRTVEISDADVSFVRAPSGAVYLGTVDTDHQPGPPPTVTAAAPTAPESATAPESPDVADGGFPDLLRALRTVNGALDPAVDFAISRGFERLSVDASTIRVWDAVQMQQRSFGHTDIALTVDADTGAVKANLDTSGYAGRWGVLAERTVDPETHDRNLSLIFSQLSLADLNPALGRPDSMLQSNVPMFGRATVRLNDKGNVQAATVRLDLGAGTFVSGLGKDTVLLDEATVRLRWDVPRRAIVIEPSSFFFGDTRAVVAGEVKPLSDKADGRYGFTLESRNAVLFAADANAPPIVADRIAVVGTADVEAKRIDFTDASITTQGGSIAAAGSLGLEGATPSLAMAASFSPMALSTLKQMWPPFLAGGARKWAYEHVTGGTLEAGRFEASVPAGVLWTGERVVLPEEYMRLDMRLEDVSFTTIGTVPTVTGASGNAVLAGSTFGLDIEKGRVVTSLGKTVEITAGAFAVSNTAQRFPDAQIEMQLEGDVGAMAEIANSEPMRAMERRSIDPATLSGKAQATVSIKLPLQPGLTPTEVDWRVGLTTTGFASSEPIEGKLVKNGAFSMTATQAEVELNGKATINGVPVSIDVTQPLGDTDGDGQTEAGRRKVTLSLDEKARKALGIGLDNVIGGTVGATVSDLGDGSKGQHYELDLKQARLVLQAVGWSKGIGVPAKLSFDLRPTGNGFVVENMVAAGDGFGFKGKAVLDSKYGLVSADLDRLALRKGDQISVNLSRKGNGYAIVARGSSFDVRGLIAQYKSAAMGPSEGAADISLDAKVGTLIGFNQATLSDATVVVQARGGTVQKASLEGMLDKGGISLSFIDGGDKAELRLNSGDAGSVFRFIDIYGRIAGGRLTLTGTRAGSSGPFSGVFDVWNFRIVDEPSMSRLVSATNGSGPEATRTGLDPSNVPFDRMRLDYTKRGSIVVIDDATLRGASVGATFNGTLDLARQTVSLAGTYLPAYAFNNLFGRLPIIGLALGGGSKGGLIGVTFKVDGKLGAPSLMINPLSVITPGIFRKIFEFPVN is encoded by the coding sequence TTGCTGCTGCGTCTTCTTGGGGCGTTTCTTCTGCTCGTCGTGATCCTGTTCGGCACGCTGGCGGCCATCGTGGCCACAGGGCCGGTCGAACTCGACGCCGTGCGCGACCGTGTGCGCGCCTCGCTCGCCTCCCGACTGGGGCCGGATTATGCGGTGAAGGTCGGTCGCGCCCTGATCGATGTCGATCCCGTGCTCGGCCTCGTCGTCCAGCTCGACGATATTTCCGTGCGCGATCGCGCCAATGTCGTCGTCGGCAACGTCCCGGCCGCGCGGCTGGCGATCGACCCACTGTCGCTCCTGCGCCTCCGCCTCAACATCCGCACGGTCGAGATCTCCGACGCCGACGTCTCCTTCGTGCGTGCCCCCTCGGGCGCGGTCTATCTCGGCACGGTGGATACCGATCACCAGCCCGGACCGCCGCCGACGGTGACCGCGGCGGCGCCGACCGCGCCAGAGAGCGCCACCGCGCCCGAGAGCCCCGATGTCGCCGATGGCGGTTTCCCCGACCTGCTGCGGGCGCTGCGCACCGTCAATGGCGCGCTCGATCCGGCGGTGGACTTCGCGATCTCGCGCGGCTTCGAGCGTCTGTCGGTCGATGCCTCGACGATCCGGGTCTGGGACGCCGTGCAGATGCAGCAGCGCAGCTTCGGGCACACCGACATCGCGCTGACCGTCGATGCCGATACCGGCGCCGTGAAGGCCAATCTCGATACGTCGGGCTATGCCGGTCGCTGGGGCGTGCTGGCCGAGCGGACCGTCGATCCCGAGACCCACGACCGCAACCTGTCGCTGATCTTCTCGCAGCTGTCGCTGGCCGATCTCAATCCTGCCCTGGGCCGGCCGGACAGCATGCTGCAATCCAACGTGCCGATGTTCGGCCGCGCCACCGTTCGCCTGAACGACAAGGGAAACGTGCAGGCAGCGACGGTTCGACTGGATCTCGGCGCCGGCACGTTCGTCTCGGGGCTTGGCAAGGACACGGTGCTGCTCGACGAGGCGACGGTGCGGCTGCGCTGGGATGTGCCGCGCCGCGCCATCGTCATCGAGCCGTCCTCCTTCTTCTTCGGCGACACCCGCGCCGTCGTCGCCGGCGAGGTCAAGCCGCTGAGCGACAAGGCGGATGGCCGATACGGCTTCACGCTGGAGAGCCGCAATGCGGTTCTCTTCGCCGCCGACGCCAACGCACCGCCGATCGTCGCCGACCGGATTGCCGTCGTCGGCACCGCCGATGTCGAAGCGAAGCGCATCGATTTCACCGACGCCTCGATCACGACCCAGGGCGGCTCGATCGCCGCGGCCGGTTCGCTGGGACTTGAGGGCGCAACGCCGTCGCTCGCCATGGCAGCCTCGTTCTCGCCGATGGCGCTCTCGACGCTGAAGCAGATGTGGCCGCCCTTCCTCGCCGGCGGGGCGCGCAAGTGGGCCTATGAGCATGTGACGGGCGGGACGCTGGAAGCGGGCCGCTTCGAGGCATCCGTGCCGGCCGGCGTGCTGTGGACCGGCGAGCGGGTGGTCCTGCCGGAGGAATATATGCGCCTCGACATGCGCCTCGAGGACGTGTCGTTCACGACGATCGGAACGGTGCCGACCGTGACCGGCGCGAGCGGCAATGCTGTGCTGGCGGGCTCGACCTTCGGCCTCGACATCGAGAAGGGCAGGGTCGTCACCTCGCTCGGCAAGACGGTCGAGATCACGGCCGGCGCCTTCGCCGTCTCCAACACCGCACAGCGCTTTCCTGACGCGCAGATCGAGATGCAGCTGGAAGGCGATGTCGGCGCCATGGCCGAGATCGCCAATAGCGAACCGATGCGCGCCATGGAGCGCCGCTCGATCGACCCGGCGACGCTTTCCGGCAAGGCGCAGGCCACCGTCTCGATCAAGCTGCCGCTCCAGCCCGGGCTGACGCCGACCGAAGTCGACTGGCGCGTCGGGCTGACGACCACCGGCTTTGCCAGCAGCGAGCCGATCGAAGGCAAGCTGGTCAAGAACGGCGCCTTCTCCATGACCGCGACGCAGGCGGAGGTCGAACTCAACGGCAAGGCGACGATCAACGGCGTCCCCGTCTCGATCGACGTCACCCAGCCGCTCGGCGACACGGATGGCGACGGGCAGACCGAGGCCGGCCGTCGCAAGGTGACGCTGAGCCTCGATGAGAAGGCCCGCAAGGCGCTCGGCATCGGCCTCGACAATGTCATCGGCGGCACGGTGGGCGCCACGGTCTCCGACCTCGGCGATGGCAGCAAGGGTCAGCATTACGAGTTGGACCTGAAGCAGGCGCGCCTCGTGCTCCAGGCCGTCGGCTGGTCCAAGGGCATCGGGGTTCCGGCCAAGCTGAGCTTCGATCTGCGCCCGACCGGCAATGGCTTCGTCGTAGAAAACATGGTCGCCGCGGGCGACGGCTTCGGCTTCAAGGGCAAGGCCGTGCTCGACTCCAAATACGGCCTCGTCTCCGCTGATCTCGATCGGCTGGCGCTGCGCAAGGGCGACCAGATTTCCGTCAATCTGAGCCGCAAGGGCAATGGCTACGCGATCGTGGCGCGGGGGTCTTCCTTCGACGTGCGCGGGCTGATCGCGCAGTACAAGTCGGCGGCAATGGGGCCGAGCGAGGGCGCGGCCGACATCTCGCTCGACGCCAAGGTCGGCACGCTGATCGGCTTCAACCAGGCGACGCTTTCGGACGCCACGGTCGTGGTCCAGGCGCGCGGCGGCACCGTGCAGAAGGCGTCGCTGGAAGGCATGCTCGACAAGGGCGGCATTTCGCTCAGCTTTATCGACGGCGGCGACAAGGCCGAACTGCGGCTGAACTCCGGTGATGCCGGTAGCGTGTTCCGTTTCATCGACATTTACGGCCGCATCGCTGGCGGGCGCCTGACCCTGACGGGAACCCGGGCGGGCTCCAGCGGCCCGTTCTCCGGCGTGTTCGACGTCTGGAATTTCCGCATCGTCGACGAGCCGTCGATGAGCCGGCTGGTTTCCGCCACCAATGGCAGCGGCCCCGAGGCGACGCGCACCGGCCTCGATCCGTCCAACGTGCCGTTCGACCGCATGCGGCTCGATTACACCAAGCGTGGCTCGATCGTCGTCATCGACGACGCGACCCTGCGCGGCGCCTCCGTTGGCGCGACCTTCAACGGCACGCTCGACCTGGCTCGCCAGACCGTCTCGCTGGCTGGCACCTACCTGCCGGCCTACGCCTTCAACAATTTGTTTGGCAGGCTTCCCATCATCGGCCTGGCGCTGGGCGGCGGCAGCAAGGGCGGCCTGATCGGCGTCACCTTCAAGGTGGACGGCAAGCTCGGCGCGCCCAGCCTGATGATCAACCCGCTCTCGGTCATCACTCCCGGCATCTTCCGCAAGATCTTCGAGTTTCCGGTCAACTGA
- the bcp gene encoding thioredoxin-dependent thiol peroxidase: MSILTQGSLAPDFDLPTDGGSRIKLSELKGRKVVLYFYPKDNTSGCTVEAIDFSARQADFEAADTLVIGVSPDSVQSHERFRKKHKLSITLASDENKAMLESYGVWEEKSMFGHKYMGVVRTTYLIDRDGRIARTWEKVKVKGHVDEVLAAARSA, encoded by the coding sequence ATGTCCATACTGACCCAAGGTTCCCTGGCTCCGGATTTCGACCTTCCGACCGATGGCGGCAGCAGAATCAAGCTCTCGGAGCTGAAGGGACGCAAGGTAGTCCTCTATTTCTACCCGAAGGACAACACTTCCGGCTGCACTGTGGAAGCGATCGACTTTTCGGCGCGTCAGGCCGACTTCGAGGCGGCCGATACCTTGGTGATCGGCGTGTCGCCCGACAGCGTCCAATCTCACGAGCGCTTCCGCAAGAAGCACAAACTCTCGATCACGCTCGCCTCCGACGAAAACAAAGCCATGCTGGAAAGCTATGGCGTCTGGGAGGAGAAATCGATGTTCGGGCACAAATATATGGGGGTGGTCCGCACCACCTATCTGATCGACCGCGACGGCAGAATCGCCCGCACCTGGGAAAAGGTGAAGGTGAAGGGGCATGTCGACGAGGTCCTCGCCGCCG